Proteins found in one Aspergillus chevalieri M1 DNA, chromosome 2, nearly complete sequence genomic segment:
- a CDS encoding uncharacterized protein (COG:S;~EggNog:ENOG410PTJJ;~InterPro:IPR032567,IPR005162;~PFAM:PF03732), with amino-acid sequence MDPFQELRNEFSSTIRALQNEIESIKNEPKPLQRPKPCLPDPEKFNGQSLKFDTWLASMKAKLRIDAPAIGDAVAQFYYVYLNLESKVQALVLPQLSYAEDTNTWDYNTILDQLSLVYDNPNKVQEAEDHLLVLKQDSGESVAAYIAKFERILYEAKGKDWPDVTKISAFRKGLNPTLRGRLNQQLNLPKSYTDFLRVVQQLGSHSFSSNSTNVSHSQSHQSGSHTKSDPMDLSVININSLSAASTCHNLASLVSYLGF; translated from the coding sequence atggacccctttcaagaactccgaaacgaattttcttctacgatccgcgccctccagaatgaaatcgaatccatcaaaaacgaacccaaaccacttcaacgaccaaagccatgcctccccgatcccgagaaattcaatggacaatctttgaagtttgatacctggcttgcttcgatgaaggctaagcttaggattgatgctccagctattggtgatgcagtggctcagttctactatgtctatctgaatctggaaagcaaagtccaagctctagttcttccccagttatcttatgcagaagacaccaacacctgggattacaacaccatccttgatcaactatctctggtttatgacaaccccaacaaggttcaagaagctgaagatcatctactagtcctaaagcaggatagtggtgaatctgtggcagcctacatcgccaagtttgagaggattctttatgaggcaaagggcaaagattggcctgatgtcaccaagatttcagcgttcaggaaaggcctcaatcctactctccgaggacgtctcaaccagcagttgaatcttccaaaatcatacactgatttccttcgtgtggttcaacaattgggaagtcattctttcagctcaaattccaccaatgtttcccactctcaatcacaccaatctggctctcacaccaagtctgatcctatggacctcagcgtcatcaatatcaactccctgtcagcagcgtccacctgtcacaacctggcttctctcgtgtcgtacctagggttctag